A genomic segment from Diospyros lotus cultivar Yz01 chromosome 5, ASM1463336v1, whole genome shotgun sequence encodes:
- the LOC127801226 gene encoding FAD-linked sulfhydryl oxidase ERV1: MSETSPLQAICQTFEKISQGVQTHLSQFARLSNDSLPTNQRSLFRVSSSPFTGKALNPEDKDTIPPSKEISNEGKSAAPVTKEELGRATWTFLHTLAAQYPDKPTRQQKKDVKELMQILSRIYPCKDCADHFKEILRANPVEAGSQAEFSQWLCHVHNVVNRSLGKVAFPCERVDARWGKLECQQPQACDLQGVTTAIATATTSWPFGDEMH, translated from the exons ATGTCTGAGACCAGCCCATTGCAAGCCATCTGCCAGACCTTCGAGAAAATCTCGCAGGGCGTTCAAACCCATCTATCGCAATTCGCTAGACTTTCAAATGATTCATTACCCACAAATCAACGGTCTCTGTTTCGGGTATCTTCATCACCATTCACAGGAAAAGCATTGAACCCAGAAGACAAGGATACTATTCCCCCATCGAAAGAGATCTCCAATGAG GGAAAGTCTGCCGCACCTGTAACTAAAGAAGAGCTTGGCAGGGCCACCTGGACTTTTTTGCATACTCTTGCTGCTCAG TATCCAGATAAGCCAACTAGACAGCAAAAGAAGGATGTGAAAGAACTG ATGCAGATATTATCTCGGATTTATCCTTGCAAGGATTGCGCAGATCACTTTAAAGAAATCCTGAG GGCAAATCCTGTAGAAGCCGGATCTCAAGCTGAGTTCTCCCAATGGTTATGCCACGTGCACAATGTTGTTAACCGAAG CCTGGGGAAGGTGGCGTTCCCATGCGAGCGAGTCGATGCAAGGTGGGGCAAGTTGGAGTGCCAGCAGCCACAAGCTTGCGATCTACAAGGCGTCACCACTGCAATTGCTACTGCTACTACCAGTTGGCCTTTTGGAGACGAAATGCATTAG
- the LOC127802734 gene encoding 40S ribosomal protein S29 encodes MGHSNVWNSHPKNYGPGSRACRVCGNPHGLIRKYGLMCCRQCFRSNAKEIGFIKYR; translated from the exons ATGGGTCACTCGAACGTCTGGAACTCGCATCCAAAGAACTATGGTCCTGGTTCTCGCGCATG TCGTGTGTGCGGTAACCCTCATGGCTTGATCCGGAAGTATGGGCTTATGTGCTGCAGGCAGTGCTTCCGCAGCAACGCCAAGGAAATTGGCTTCATTAAG TACCGCTAa